In the genome of Gadus morhua chromosome 12, gadMor3.0, whole genome shotgun sequence, one region contains:
- the ect2 gene encoding protein ECT2 isoform X4: MADSSIVTSGMARSILVDSSVYDSRMAETTKDHGFLGPAMDDAEDMLPRLETRIILVGEASRNDLLIQALKDINKPCLMTDSVQEFADGENAEFESVYVLASFDSPDYSYLYERDNRIVGPPVILHCAAKEEPLPFSCRPLYSTTMINLSLCFTGFRDKEEVKTLVNLVHHMGGTIRKDFSTKVTHLIAYSTHGEKYKLAVCMGTPILTPSWIRKAWDSRDYVSFQADDEKFRTDFKVPPFQDCVLSFLGFSEEDKANMEERTLKHGGTSLELGDERCTHMVVEENSVKELPFTPTKKLYVVKQEWFWGSIQMDARAGESMYFYEKDESPAMKKAESLLSLNTPNSNRKRRRLRDTLAQLTKQTEISPFPPPRKRPSAEHSMGSLLDISNTPDNCKTLAESSKPNKSSTPMLTKQSARWQVTKELHQTESNYVDILNTILKLFKIPLEKEGQVGGPILAQEEIKTIFGSIPDIYDVHRKIKADLEELLNDWSEDKSVGNIILKYSKEMLKTYPSFVNFFEMSKDTIVKCEKLKPRFHAFLKINQSKPECGRQTLVELLIRPVQRLPSVGLLLNDIKKHTSDDNPDKRTLERAIEALKEVMTHINEDKRKTEGQKQIFDVVYEVDGCPANLLSSHRSLVHRVETIALGDQPCDRGEQVTLFLFNDCLEIARKRHKVISTFKSPVGQTRPPAQLKHIMLMPLSQIRKVLDLQDTEECVNAFALVVHPPTEQENLLFSFQLTGEETVKSDWLRTLCRHVANTICRADSDDLIQRTSPEPLQVSTKDMDSTLSKASRAIKKTSKKVTRVFSFNKTPKRVIQRAFMANGTTEEMSPRLSAESRFASSSTLAARHSPSMVSLHSVFERKYHTFSRSTTHLI, from the exons ATGGCTGACAGCAGCATAGTGACTTCTGGGATGGCAAGGAGCATTCTGGTCGATTCGTCGGTCTATGACTCAAGGATGGCTGAAACCACAAAGGACCATGGCTTTCTGGGTCCTGCAATGGATGACGCCGAAG ACATGCTGCCAAGGTTGGAGACCAGGATAATTCTTGTGGGAGAGGCCTCCAGAAATGATCTTCTGATCCAAGCTCTGAAG GACATTAACAAACCGTGCCTAATGACGGACAGCGTCCAGGAGTTTGCAGACGGGGAGAACGCAGAGTTTGAGTCTGTGTACGTCCTCGCCAGTTTCGACTCACCCGACTACAGCTACCTCTATGAGCGTGATAACCGGATCGTGGGGCCCCCTGTGATTCTACACTGCGCCGCCAAGGAAGAG CCGCTGCCGTTCTCCTGCCGCCCGCTCTACAGCACCACCATGATCAATCTGTCCCTGTGCTTCACCGGCTTCCGGGAcaaagaggaggtg AAGACCCTGGTCAACCTGGTCCATCACATGGGCGGAACCATCCGCAAAGACTTCAGCACCAAGGTCACTCACCTCATCGCCTACTCGACGCACGGGGAGAAATACAAG TTGGCAGTATGCATGGGGACTCCCATCCTCACCCCGTCCTGGATACGCAAGGCCTGGGACAGCAGGGACTATGT GTCTTTCCAAGCCGACGACGAGAAGTTCCGTACAGATTTCAAAGTGCCCCCGTTCCAGGACTGTGTCCTCAGCTTCCTGGGCTTCTCTGAGGAGGATAAGGccaacatggaggagaggacCCTCAAACATG GGGGCACCTCCCTGGAGCTGGGGGACGAACGGTGCACACacatggtggtggaggagaactCTGTGAAGGAGCTGCCCTTCACGCCCACTAAGAAACTCTATGTTGTCAAGCAGGAG TGGTTCTGGGGAAGCATTCAGATGGATGCGCGAGCAGGAGAGTCCATGTACTTCTATGAGAAG GATGAGAGCCCGGCCATGAAGAAGGCGgagtccctcctctccctcaacaCGCCCAACAGCAACCGCaagcggcggcggctgcgggaCACGCTGGCCCAGCTCACCAAGCAGACGGAGATCTCGCCCTTCCCGCCGCCCCGCAAGAGGCCCTCGGCCGAGCACTCCATGGGCTCCCTGCTGGACATCTCCAACACCCCCGACAACTGCAAAACTCTTGCAG AGAGTTCCAAGCCCAACAAGAGTTCAACACCGATGCTGACCAAACAGTCTGCTCGGTggcaggtcactaaggagctcCATCAGACCGAGAGCAACTACGTGGACATCTTGAATACCAtactaaag CTCTTCAAGATCCCGCTGGAGAAGGAAGGGCAGGTAGGGGGCCCGATTCTGGCCCAGGAGGAAATAAAGACCATATTTGGAAGTATCCCCGACATTTATGACGTTCACAGAAAGATCAAG GCTGACCTTGAGGAGTTATTGAATGACTGGTCAGAGGACAAGAGCGTAGGAAACATCATCCTCAAATAT TCCAAAGAGATGCTCAAGACCTACCCGTCCTTCGTCAACTTCTTTGAAATGAGCAAAGACACCATCGTCAAGTGTGAGAAGCTGAAGCCACGTTTTCACGCATTCCTCAAG ATCAATCAGTCCAAGCCAGAGTGTGGGAGACAGACTCTTGTCGAGCTTCTCATTAGGCCAGTGCAGAGGCTGCCCAGTGTTGGCCTTCTGCTCAATG ACATAAAGAAGCACACCTCGGATGACAACCCCGACAAGAGAACCCTGGAGAGAGCCATAGAGGCTCTGAAAGAAGTCATGAC TCACATCAATGAGGACAAGCGGAAAACAGAGGGCCAGAAGCAGATCTTTGACGTGGTGTATGAAGTCGATGGCTGCCCT gcCAACCTGCTGTCGTCCCACCGCAGCCTGGTGCACCGCGTGGAGACAATCGCCCTGGGAGACCAGCCCTGCGACCGCGGAGAGCAGGTCACACTCTTCCTCTTCAACGACTGCCTTGag attgCCAGGAAGCGTCACAAGGTGATCAGCACATTTAAGAGTCCTGTGGGACAGACCAGGCCGCCAGCCCAGCTTAAGCACATTATGTTGATGCCACTGTCCCAGATCCGCAAAGTGCTGGACCTACAGGACACTGAGG AGTGTGTTAACGCCTTCGCCCTGGTGGTACATCCGCCCACTGAGCAGGAGAACCTGCTGTTCAGCTTCCAGCTGACGGGAGAGGAGACGGTGAAGAGCGACTGGCTTCGCACCCTCTGCCGACACGTCGCCAACACAATCTGCAGGGCCGACTCG GACGACCTGATCCAGAGAACTAGTCCCGAGCCCCTCCAGGTCAGCACCAAGGACATGGACAGCACCTTGAGCAAGGCCTCCCGAGCCATCAAGAAGACCTCCAAGAAG GTCACGCGGGTGTTCTCCTTCAACAAGACGCCCAAGCGTGTCATCCAG
- the ect2 gene encoding protein ECT2 isoform X3, with protein MADSSIVTSGMARSILVDSSVYDSRMAETTKDHGFLGPAMDDAEDMLPRLETRIILVGEASRNDLLIQALKAVKVMEVLVVKIRGAESGPEEKLMIKSIVNMDINKPCLMTDSVQEFADGENAEFESVYVLASFDSPDYSYLYERDNRIVGPPVILHCAAKEEPLPFSCRPLYSTTMINLSLCFTGFRDKEEVKTLVNLVHHMGGTIRKDFSTKVTHLIAYSTHGEKYKLAVCMGTPILTPSWIRKAWDSRDYVSFQADDEKFRTDFKVPPFQDCVLSFLGFSEEDKANMEERTLKHGGTSLELGDERCTHMVVEENSVKELPFTPTKKLYVVKQEWFWGSIQMDARAGESMYFYEKDESPAMKKAESLLSLNTPNSNRKRRRLRDTLAQLTKQTEISPFPPPRKRPSAEHSMGSLLDISNTPDNCKTLAESSKPNKSSTPMLTKQSARWQVTKELHQTESNYVDILNTILKLFKIPLEKEGQVGGPILAQEEIKTIFGSIPDIYDVHRKIKADLEELLNDWSEDKSVGNIILKYSKEMLKTYPSFVNFFEMSKDTIVKCEKLKPRFHAFLKINQSKPECGRQTLVELLIRPVQRLPSVGLLLNDIKKHTSDDNPDKRTLERAIEALKEVMTHINEDKRKTEGQKQIFDVVYEVDGCPANLLSSHRSLVHRVETIALGDQPCDRGEQVTLFLFNDCLEIARKRHKVISTFKSPVGQTRPPAQLKHIMLMPLSQIRKVLDLQDTEECVNAFALVVHPPTEQENLLFSFQLTGEETVKSDWLRTLCRHVANTICRADSDDLIQRTSPEPLQVSTKDMDSTLSKASRAIKKTSKKVTRVFSFNKTPKRVIQRAFMANGTTEEMSPRLSAESRFASSSTLAARHSPSMVSLHSVFERKYHTFSRSTTHLI; from the exons ATGGCTGACAGCAGCATAGTGACTTCTGGGATGGCAAGGAGCATTCTGGTCGATTCGTCGGTCTATGACTCAAGGATGGCTGAAACCACAAAGGACCATGGCTTTCTGGGTCCTGCAATGGATGACGCCGAAG ACATGCTGCCAAGGTTGGAGACCAGGATAATTCTTGTGGGAGAGGCCTCCAGAAATGATCTTCTGATCCAAGCTCTGAAG gCCGTCAAGGTAATGGAAGTCCTGGTTGTAAAGATAAGAGGAGCTGAGTCTGGTCCCGAGGAGAAATTGATGATAAAATCTATAGTCAATATG GACATTAACAAACCGTGCCTAATGACGGACAGCGTCCAGGAGTTTGCAGACGGGGAGAACGCAGAGTTTGAGTCTGTGTACGTCCTCGCCAGTTTCGACTCACCCGACTACAGCTACCTCTATGAGCGTGATAACCGGATCGTGGGGCCCCCTGTGATTCTACACTGCGCCGCCAAGGAAGAG CCGCTGCCGTTCTCCTGCCGCCCGCTCTACAGCACCACCATGATCAATCTGTCCCTGTGCTTCACCGGCTTCCGGGAcaaagaggaggtg AAGACCCTGGTCAACCTGGTCCATCACATGGGCGGAACCATCCGCAAAGACTTCAGCACCAAGGTCACTCACCTCATCGCCTACTCGACGCACGGGGAGAAATACAAG TTGGCAGTATGCATGGGGACTCCCATCCTCACCCCGTCCTGGATACGCAAGGCCTGGGACAGCAGGGACTATGT GTCTTTCCAAGCCGACGACGAGAAGTTCCGTACAGATTTCAAAGTGCCCCCGTTCCAGGACTGTGTCCTCAGCTTCCTGGGCTTCTCTGAGGAGGATAAGGccaacatggaggagaggacCCTCAAACATG GGGGCACCTCCCTGGAGCTGGGGGACGAACGGTGCACACacatggtggtggaggagaactCTGTGAAGGAGCTGCCCTTCACGCCCACTAAGAAACTCTATGTTGTCAAGCAGGAG TGGTTCTGGGGAAGCATTCAGATGGATGCGCGAGCAGGAGAGTCCATGTACTTCTATGAGAAG GATGAGAGCCCGGCCATGAAGAAGGCGgagtccctcctctccctcaacaCGCCCAACAGCAACCGCaagcggcggcggctgcgggaCACGCTGGCCCAGCTCACCAAGCAGACGGAGATCTCGCCCTTCCCGCCGCCCCGCAAGAGGCCCTCGGCCGAGCACTCCATGGGCTCCCTGCTGGACATCTCCAACACCCCCGACAACTGCAAAACTCTTGCAG AGAGTTCCAAGCCCAACAAGAGTTCAACACCGATGCTGACCAAACAGTCTGCTCGGTggcaggtcactaaggagctcCATCAGACCGAGAGCAACTACGTGGACATCTTGAATACCAtactaaag CTCTTCAAGATCCCGCTGGAGAAGGAAGGGCAGGTAGGGGGCCCGATTCTGGCCCAGGAGGAAATAAAGACCATATTTGGAAGTATCCCCGACATTTATGACGTTCACAGAAAGATCAAG GCTGACCTTGAGGAGTTATTGAATGACTGGTCAGAGGACAAGAGCGTAGGAAACATCATCCTCAAATAT TCCAAAGAGATGCTCAAGACCTACCCGTCCTTCGTCAACTTCTTTGAAATGAGCAAAGACACCATCGTCAAGTGTGAGAAGCTGAAGCCACGTTTTCACGCATTCCTCAAG ATCAATCAGTCCAAGCCAGAGTGTGGGAGACAGACTCTTGTCGAGCTTCTCATTAGGCCAGTGCAGAGGCTGCCCAGTGTTGGCCTTCTGCTCAATG ACATAAAGAAGCACACCTCGGATGACAACCCCGACAAGAGAACCCTGGAGAGAGCCATAGAGGCTCTGAAAGAAGTCATGAC TCACATCAATGAGGACAAGCGGAAAACAGAGGGCCAGAAGCAGATCTTTGACGTGGTGTATGAAGTCGATGGCTGCCCT gcCAACCTGCTGTCGTCCCACCGCAGCCTGGTGCACCGCGTGGAGACAATCGCCCTGGGAGACCAGCCCTGCGACCGCGGAGAGCAGGTCACACTCTTCCTCTTCAACGACTGCCTTGag attgCCAGGAAGCGTCACAAGGTGATCAGCACATTTAAGAGTCCTGTGGGACAGACCAGGCCGCCAGCCCAGCTTAAGCACATTATGTTGATGCCACTGTCCCAGATCCGCAAAGTGCTGGACCTACAGGACACTGAGG AGTGTGTTAACGCCTTCGCCCTGGTGGTACATCCGCCCACTGAGCAGGAGAACCTGCTGTTCAGCTTCCAGCTGACGGGAGAGGAGACGGTGAAGAGCGACTGGCTTCGCACCCTCTGCCGACACGTCGCCAACACAATCTGCAGGGCCGACTCG GACGACCTGATCCAGAGAACTAGTCCCGAGCCCCTCCAGGTCAGCACCAAGGACATGGACAGCACCTTGAGCAAGGCCTCCCGAGCCATCAAGAAGACCTCCAAGAAG GTCACGCGGGTGTTCTCCTTCAACAAGACGCCCAAGCGTGTCATCCAG